One window from the genome of Diospyros lotus cultivar Yz01 chromosome 11, ASM1463336v1, whole genome shotgun sequence encodes:
- the LOC127812481 gene encoding alcohol acyltransferase 16-like, whose translation MSSSSSLTFTVRRQEPRLVAPAKQTPCELKPLSDIDDQQGLRFQVLVIMFYRKNPSKDGEDPAKIIEAALAETLVFYYPLAGRLIEASNRKLMVACTGEGILFLEADADIELEQVSDPLQQGFPYLAKLLQDVPGSDGIVGCPLLLIQVTRFQCGGFAFAVRLNHTMSDGSGLIQFLNAIAEFAQGKADSPSVTPVWQREVLFARNPPRVTCLHNEYEPELDLEDQSNGDGNETMISRWFFFGTKEIGALRSHLPPQKRPRFTRFEIITACIWKCRTIALGIGPNESVRISCIINGRGKAGLDIPDGYYGNVFVCPASVLKAETVSKYPLEYVVELVKKTRSQAIDGEYFMSVADLMVTRGRPLYARKGNFIISHAAQLGFDKVDFGWGKPVYGGPAAAFSLMSFLSSFRDNERGDGILTAICLPGSAMQRFEDELKKMTKDALRDVNGHIPARIASKL comes from the exons ATGTCGTCTTCATCGTCTCTTACTTTCACCGTGAGAAGGCAAGAGCCTCGACTGGTTGCGCCGGCAAAGCAAACGCCTTGTGAACTCAAACCACTCTCTGACATTGACGACCAGCAGGGCCTCCGGTTTCAAGTTCTCGTGATAATGTTTTACAGGAAAAATCCTTCCAAGGATGGAGAGGATCCCGCCAAGATCATTGAAGCAGCACTCGCTGAGACCTTGGTTTTCTATTACCCGTTAGCCGGCAGGCTTATCGAAGCCAGCAACCGGAAACTCATGGTGGCCTGCACCGGCGAAGGGATTTTGTTCCTAGAGGCGGACGCCGATATCGAGCTTGAGCAGGTCAGCGACCCGCTTCAGCAGGGGTTTCCGTACTTGGCGAAGCTTCTGCAGGATGTTCCCGGATCCGATGGAATCGTCGGTTGCCCACTCCTTCTCATTCAg GTGACTCGTTTCCAATGTGGTGGCTTCGCCTTTGCAGTTCGCCTGAACCACACCATGAGTGACGGCTCTGGGCTAATCCAATTCCTGAACGCCATTGCCGAGTTTGCTCAAGGCAAAGCAGACTCCCCTTCTGTTACTCCCGTTTGGCAAAGGGAGGTTTTATTCGCGAGAAACCCTCCTCGGGTCACTTGCTTGCACAATGAATACGAGCCAGAGCTCGACCTCGAAGACCAATCCAACGGTGATGGTAATGAAACGATGATCAGTCGATGGTTCTTCTTCGGTACTAAAGAGATAGGTGCCCTTCGGAGCCATCTTCCCCCGCAGAAACGACCGAGATTCACTAGGTTCGAGATAATTACAGCTTGTATCTGGAAATGCCGCACAATTGCGCTCGGCATTGGCCCGAATGAGAGCGTTCGAATTTCATGCATTATCAATGGTCGCGGCAAGGCTGGGCTAGATATACCGGATGGATACTACGGCAACGTTTTTGTCTGTCCAGCATCGGTTTTGAAGGCCGAAACGGTTTCAAAATACCCACTGGAATATGTTGTGGAGCTGGTGAAGAAGACGAGGAGCCAAGCGATTGATGGCGAGTATTTCATGTCAGTGGCTGATCTTATGGTGACTAGGGGAAGACCGTTGTATGCAAGGAAAGGGAACTTTATTATTTCTCATGCGGCTCAACTTGGATTCGACAAAGTCGACTTTGGGTGGGGGAAGCCGGTGTACGGCGGGCCGGCTGCGGCCTTCTCTCTAATGAGCTTCCTCTCGAGTTTCAGGGACAATGAAAGAGGAGATGGGATTCTGACGGCGATATGCTTGCCGGGGTCGGCCATGCAGAGGTTCGAAGATGAACTGAAGAAGATGACCAAGGATGCTTTGAGAGATGTGAACGGTCACATCCCAGCGAGAATTGCATCTAAGCTCTAA